In the Streptomyces sp. SJL17-4 genome, CTACGGCCACGAGCCGCCGAACGCCTTCGCGGGCCACATCGCCAAGTACTTCGCCAACGCCACACGGGAGGACGGCCTTCTCTCCCGGTCCACGGCGGGCGTCGTCTTCCTGCCGGGCGCGGCGGGCACGGTCCAGGAGATCTTCGACAGCGCGACCCCGAACTACTACCCGTCCCAGGGCCCCCCGACCCCGATGGTCCTCGTCGACCGCGCCCACTGGACGGAACGCCTCCCGGCCTGGCCCCTCCTGGAGACCCTGGCCGCGGGCCGCCCGATGGCCGCCCGCATCGCCCTCGTGGACTCGATCGAGGAGGCCCCGGACGCCCTGGAGCGGCTGGCGAGGCGAAGGGTGGGTTAGGGCCTGTCCTTCGGATCACGCCGGGCTCCCGTACCGCCGGGCTCCCGTACCGCCGAGGTCGCGCCCCCGCTCCCCCGCGCGGCGGAGACGGACCGGCCCACAGGCCGACGGCCCCCGGGCCCTCCGCCGGGAGGCTCGGTCCATGACGCGCAAGAGACTTCTGGCCGACTGGCCTTCCTGGGCCGGTCGCGCCGCCCTTCTGTGGTCGCTGCTGTACGCCGCGGGCGCGGCCCTCGCCGCCCTCACCGGGCCCGCGTTCGGCTACGCGCTCCTCGGGAAGGGCACGGGCACGCCCTCCGAGACCGCCGTGGCGGTGGTGTACGGGGCTGCCGCCGCCCTCGCGTACGCCCTGCTCCGCCGCCCGGACGCGAAGCGTCTTTCCACGGCGGCCCGGCCCGTCGTCGCGCTCTGCCTGGCCTCCGGCTTCGGTGCCCTCCTCAGCCCCCTCCACCTGCTGTTCTTCCTCTCCCGCAACCAGCCGCCGATCGACTGGGCGGCCCTCGCCAACCAGAGCGCCGCCGTCCTCGGCGCGGTCCTGTGGGGGTACGCGGCCCTCGCGCACCGCCGCCGGGCGCTCGGCGCCTGCCCCCACTGCGGCGGACACGCCCCGCCCGTGGCCGGGCGGAACACCACCCGCGCCGGACTCTTCGCGATCGCCGCCCTCGTGCCGTACACCGCCCTGAAGACGGCCTGGGCGCTGGGCGTCACCCCCGGGTACACCGGCACCGGCCGCCCCGGAGCAGACCCGGAGTACACCAGCGACCTGGGCATCTGGCTGTACGACCACGGGGTCGACGTCACCGCGGTCCTCGCCGTCCTCGGCATGGTCCTCGCGCTCGCCCTGACCCGCCCGTGGGGACGGCGGCTGCCCCGGCTGCCGGTGCTCGCGCTCGGCTGGGCCGGGGCGGGCGCGCTCGCCCCGTTCGGGGCGCTCCTGGCGACCGTCGGCGTGCTGGACTGGACGGGCGTGACCGACGTCGGGATGGCCGACCACGCCCCGTGGGTCGTCGCCGTCGCCTACGGCGGCTTCTCCTGCTACGGCCTCGCCCTGGCCCGTGCCACGCTCCTGTACCAGCGGGCGGCCCGCGGGGCCTGCGATCGCTGCTGAGGACGCCCCCGGATCACTTCCGCTCACTTCCGCCAGTAGATGTGGTGCGTCACCGCACCTCCCGGGCTGGGCACGACGTCACAGTGGAACCGGTCGAGCAGCTCGTCGGGCGACTCCCAGAGCCGTACCCCGGAACCGAGCTTCACCGGCGCGACCGCGACGTGCAGGGTGTCGACGAGGCCGGCGTCGAGGAACTCACGGATGACGGTGGCCCCGCCGCCGAGCCGGACGTCCTTGCCGTCCGCCTCCTCCTTCGCCCGCGCCAGCACGGTCTCCGGATCGCCGTCGACGAAGTGGAACGTCGTGTCCGACAGCGTGAACGAGGGACGCGGGTGGTGGGTCATGACGAACACCGGCGTGTGGAACGGCGGCTCGTCACCCCACCAGCCCTGCCACTCGTAGTCCCGCCAGGGCCCGCGCTGGGGCCCGAACTTGTTGCGGCCCATGATCTCGGCGCCGATGTTGTGGGAGAAGTCCCGGGTGAAGTAGTCGTCGAGGCCACGACTGCCCCCGGGGTCGGTCCGGTTGGGCCAGCTCGCCGTGGCACCCGCCCAGGAGAACATGGCCCCGGGATCCGCGTGCCCGAAGGGATGCTCCAGGCTCTGGCCCTCACCGGTACCGAACCCGTCTGCCGAGACCATGAAGTTCTGGACCCTGAGCAGCTGCTCGCCCATGACGTTCCTCCTGTGCGTGCGACGACGAGAGACGACGGAACAACAACACCAAGGAGACTCCCCCGGCGGCGAAAACTCATCGCACCCCCGCCCCCGGGTCTCCTACGGCGTGTCGTCGCCCAGCACCACCACGTCCTCCGCCCGGAACTCCACCCCCACCGCGGCGCCCTCCTCCGGCACCTCCCGCAGCGGAAGCTCCGCGTCCAGCGGCGGGCCGTCCACCGGGCGGAGCCGTACGGCCACATGGCTGCCCCGGAAGGTCCGGGACTCGACCGTCCAGGCCGCCCCGTCCTCGACGGGCACGAGCCGGACCCCGCCGGGCCTGACCAGGAGCCGTCGCTCGCCCTGCGGCGAGCCGTCCGGCACCGGGACCTTCCCCCAGGCGGTCTCCGCGACCGGGCCGGTCACCCGGGCCGCCACCACGTTGTCGAAGCCCAGGAATCGGGCCACGAACTCCGAGGCCGGCCGCGACCACACCTCCACGGGCGCACCCGACTGGGCGATGCGCCCGTCCCGCATGACCACCACCCGGTCGGCCAGCGCGAACGCCTCGCCCTGGTCGTGGGTCACCGCGAGGACCGTCGTACCGAGCCGTCCGAAGAGCTGCCGCAGCTCCACGACGAGCCGCTCCCGCAGCCCCCGGTCGAGCTGGCCGAGGGGCTCGTCGAGCATCAGCAGCCGGGGGCGGGGCGCCAGGGCGCGGGCCAGCGCCACCCGCTGCTGCTCACCGCCGGAGAGCGAGGCGACGGACCGCCGCCCGGCGCCCGGCAGCCCGACGAGGTCGAGCAGTTCCGCCACCCGCTCGGCCTGCTCGGCCTTCCCCGCACCCCGCATCCGCAGCCCGAAGGCCACGTTGCCGGCGACGTCCCGCTGCGGGAACAGCTGGTGGTCCTGGAACATCAGGCCGACGCCCCGCCGGTGCACCGGCACCCCGCGCTGGTCGGTGCCGCCGAGGAGCACCCGCCCGCCGTCGAGGGGCTGCAGCCCGGCGACGGCCCGCAGCAGCGTGGACTTGCCGCTGCCGCTCGGCCCGAGCACGGACACGATCTCGTGGTCGGCGACCTCCAGGTCCACGGCGTCGAGCGCGGCCCGCTCCCCGAACCGTACGGTCGCCCCGTCGAGTACCAGCATCAGAACTCCCCCGAGGTGCGTTCGGTCCGGAGCCGTTCGAGCAGCAGCAGGGACACCGCGCACACC is a window encoding:
- a CDS encoding dihydrofolate reductase family protein gives rise to the protein MGEQLLRVQNFMVSADGFGTGEGQSLEHPFGHADPGAMFSWAGATASWPNRTDPGGSRGLDDYFTRDFSHNIGAEIMGRNKFGPQRGPWRDYEWQGWWGDEPPFHTPVFVMTHHPRPSFTLSDTTFHFVDGDPETVLARAKEEADGKDVRLGGGATVIREFLDAGLVDTLHVAVAPVKLGSGVRLWESPDELLDRFHCDVVPSPGGAVTHHIYWRK
- a CDS encoding ABC transporter ATP-binding protein, encoding MLVLDGATVRFGERAALDAVDLEVADHEIVSVLGPSGSGKSTLLRAVAGLQPLDGGRVLLGGTDQRGVPVHRRGVGLMFQDHQLFPQRDVAGNVAFGLRMRGAGKAEQAERVAELLDLVGLPGAGRRSVASLSGGEQQRVALARALAPRPRLLMLDEPLGQLDRGLRERLVVELRQLFGRLGTTVLAVTHDQGEAFALADRVVVMRDGRIAQSGAPVEVWSRPASEFVARFLGFDNVVAARVTGPVAETAWGKVPVPDGSPQGERRLLVRPGGVRLVPVEDGAAWTVESRTFRGSHVAVRLRPVDGPPLDAELPLREVPEEGAAVGVEFRAEDVVVLGDDTP